In Nilaparvata lugens isolate BPH chromosome 5, ASM1435652v1, whole genome shotgun sequence, the following proteins share a genomic window:
- the LOC120351660 gene encoding LOW QUALITY PROTEIN: E3 ubiquitin-protein ligase HECTD1-like (The sequence of the model RefSeq protein was modified relative to this genomic sequence to represent the inferred CDS: substituted 1 base at 1 genomic stop codon), with the protein MAEVDPETLLEWLNMGQGDERDMQLIALEQLCMLLLMSDNVDRCFESCPPRSFLPALCRIFLDECAPDAVLEVTARAITYYLDVSAECTRRIVAMDGAVKAICQRLILPAQQVAKERTSRDLAEQCIKVLELICTREAGAVFEANGLQCVLSFIRDHNAHVHKDTLHSAMAVVSRLCTKMEPADASLPFCVQSLSTLLHHEDSHVADGALRCFASLSDRFTRRGVDPAPLAEHGLVGELLTRLSNAAGPAGTTAATTPCPNTSSSAPGAETKSPASVSTIISLLSALCRGSPTITHDLLRSELPEAIDKALKGDERXVFPTIKRLCL; encoded by the exons ATGGCGGAGGTGGATCCAGAGACGCTGCTCGAGTGGCTGAACATGGGCCAAGGGGATGAGAGGGACATGCAGCTCATTGCACTCGAACAACTCTGCATGTTGCTGCTCATGTCAGACAATGTCGACCGATGCTTTGAAAG TTGCCCGCCGCGCTCGTTTCTGCCGGCTTTGTGCCGCATCTTTTTGGACGAATGCGCGCCAGACGCCGTGTTGGAGGTGACGGCACGCGCCATTACATACTACCTGGACGTGAGCGCCGAATGCACGCGACGCATAGTGGCCATGGACGGCGCTGTCAAGGCTATCTGCCAGCGTCTCATTCTGCCCGCGCAGCAGGTCGCCAAGGAGCGTACCAGTCGCGATCTTGCCGAACAGTGCATCAag GTTCTGGAGTTGATCTGCACGCGCGAAGCCGGCGCGGTGTTCGAGGCGAACGGCCTGCAGTGCGTGCTGTCGTTTATTCGCGACCACAACGCGCATGTGCACAAGGACACGCTGCACTCGGCGATGGCGGTGGTGTCGCGTCTCTGCACCAAAATGGAGCCGGCCGACGCGTCGCTGCCATTTTGTGTCCAGTCGCTGTCCACCCTTCTGCACCACGAGGACAGTCATGTCGCTGACGGCGCGCTCCGCTGTTTTGCTTCCTTGTCTGATCG GTTTACTAGACGAGGAGTTGATCCGGCACCGTTGGCTGAACACGGTCTGGTCGGCGAACTGCTGACTCGGCTATCTAACGCGGCCGGTCCCGCCGGCACCACAGCGGCGACCACGCCCTGTCCCAACACCAGCTCCTCGGCGCCAGGTGCGGAGACCAAGTCGCCCGCCTCTGTCTCCACCATCATCAGTCTGCTGTCGGCGCTGTGTCGCGGGTCGCCTACTATCACACAC GACCTATTACGATCAGAATTACCAGAAGCCATTGACAAAGCCTTGAAAGGCGATGAAAGGTGAGTTTTTCCAACTATCAAACGATTATGCTTATAA